TTTTGGGGCTGGTTTGTGCAGCTATACTGGCTGATGAAATGGGTCTTGGTAAGACCATTCAGGTATGCCGCAgttctaactttttattttctctGATTGATGCAtagtatttcttttattttgactttAAGTGATAGGTAATGATGGATTTATCCTTCTTATTAGGCAATCACATACTTAACATTGCTGAAGCATTTGGAAGATGATCCTGGTCCTCATTTAATTGTTTGTCCTGCCTCTGTTTTGGAGAACTGGGAAAGAGAGCTAAAAAAGTGGTGTCCGGCATTTACTGTGATCCAATATCATGGTGCTGGACGATCAGCTTACTCAAAAGACTTGAGTTCTCTGGCTAGGACTGGACTGCCACCTCCATTTAATGTTATCCTAGTGTGCTACTCGCTTTTTGAACGGCACAGGTTGGACATCATTTTTATGACCTTCAGTTTGCATCGAAGTGGAATGTACCATCCAACTGTCCGTGGTTGTGTATTTTCTAGTCATTTATCACTGTAAGGTGTTTTAGATTTCATATTTCTTCCTCAGTATGAAACCTCTGGTATGCCTCTGAAAGAATGCTAGAAGAAGTGCATTCAGTAGCCCCAGAATATTTTGCTTACTTAAGGACTTAAAACCATCAGTGATTGACAATTAGATTTTATTATTCCCAAGCTGCTAAACTTGCAAAGGTTAGTTGGATTCATGGTCTATGCATCTCAATTTTACTCAGTGGAGGTCACAAGAAAATCCATTGTTAAGAGCCTCTGTTTTGTTCGGTGAATATTAAATCTCATATTCCCGAAGATACTCTACTTCTGTTCTTTCCATTGTAGCTCTCAACTTTGAATTTCACCGTCTAAGGTGAAAAATGAGGCAATGGGAAAAAGCAAGTCTTTGCCATTTCttggagaattttttttatgaaaattgagGCAACAGAAGAATGATATTGTTGCATGTTGAATTATCATAAGGCTAAAGATGACTATTTCATTGTATTGTACTACTATATATAAGAGGCTAGAAGCAGGTGACATGCCTGCTTGCTGATGCAGGGGTAATTTggtattttggattttttttttggtttaaagaAGTTATACTCAGTTGTTTTATGTGTGTACTTTCTCACTTTGATTTCTATGTACGCGCTTCATTTGCAGACTTTTTAAATGATTCATCAAAAAAGTGGGATCCCTTTTAAACTTTTATGTGGCAGTTGCAGCTTTTTCTTATCTCTCTCTCCTTGTTTTTTTAGTAGTATATCCTACATAGTAGCTTCTACGTGTCTCTGTTGTTAATGTTTACTAGAAGAGAAACATTGGTTAGGATCCTTTTTTCTtcgaaattatttttttagtttgaaatcaatattttatcatcaagcttaatttttttaaaagttacaATTGATTAAATTTTGTGATAAATAAGGAATAATATCTTAAGATACAAGTATAATTAAGTAACGTCACTAATTGCAATTTTGTGGTCAAACTGATTAAATATGCTTACAATTGAtgaaataaataacacatgatcTTTAAATTGTAATGTTTAATTTCTAAAAGGAAACTAAGATAAGtattatgagcccgtttggatagacttaaaaaaagtaacttttatgtataaagtgcttttagaactttgaagtgctggaagttatttttataaataagcagttgagtgtttggataaaagtgcttatgatgtgaattttagggttaaaagaataaaaaaaggtagtttgagaatttagttaaaatataaagaatataaaagtaatttccatggtcaaagaaaatgactttaaacactttggaaaaaaaagttagaaatcctaacatttcatttctgactgactttaagaactttatggcttaaagtcagcattaggcaaacacgtccaaaagctaaaaaggggctttaagttggttttgaccaacttaaagccaatccaaacgggctctatattaataaaaaaacatttttctaTGTATTAAGTTGTTAATTTGAAACATCTATATAGCCAAAATGATTTTATAGtacatatttaattattatatttcaaGTACAATAAGGACAGAGAGAGTATTTTATACCACATCTATCCATGTTATATGACACAATAGACACATATAGTTACCATGTATGTGAGAcattatgatttataatatattcCTAGAGTTTGAGCTGCATAtttcaaactttaaaaatattttttggagtATGTACCATGTTAATACCAACTCTAGGAACATTTCTGGAGTCTATCTATATTTCAAGTTATGGATATATGTGAAGTTATTAAGATTTTCACGTTTTAATCTAGGGGTATGACAGTTTAGATGatgttttcagttttttaaaagtaattaaaGTTAAATTTGTTTTGAAATGTTAGTTAAGGTTTGTTTAGCATTTAAAAAATGACTATTAacatatttcttttaaaaaaaagtaaagcaAGAGAACCTCAAGAAGAGGAAATTCTCCTTATGTTCTAGATGTTACCTTTGTGGTGAAGAGGTTGAGACAGTTAGCCATCTGTTTCTGCAGTGCAGGATAGCTACACAGCTGTGGAGAATTTTTGTTAGCCTTAGGGGTATTAGTTGGGTCATGCCTAACAAAATAACTCATTTGCTATATAGTTGGGAGGAAGCAGGAGTAGGAGCTGCAGACAGAGACAGATGGAGGATTGTCCCAGCTTGTATCTGGTGGACAATATGGAAGGAAAGgaattcaagatgttttgagaGCAAAAATTGTGATCTATAGATGATCAAACTAAATTGCATTAGACTTTTTTGTTTCTGGtgtaaaaaaatatacttaGAGGACATTGACTCAATTATAGACATCCTAAGATCTTGTTAGAACTTGAGTCAGCTATATGTCTTTCTGATTTTGCTGTAATTATGGTTTCAGTGCAACCCATTTACTGACTTGTCAATATACACATATGTtaccttctcaaaaaaaaaaaagtaaggtCACATAAATCTGAAACAAAAAAGATACACTATAACACAAGTTGTTGAACCCCTGTCCCCTGCTGTCAAAACTTCTATCTTTTCACATGTAGCATTATAAAAAGTTTCATAAAATATGTTGAAATATTCTTATAATTGCAtagaaatatattaattaacatTTTTTGGGCCAGTGCTTGGGCTCCGATATCTAGTCTTAGTGTGTATGAGCTCACTTTTTGGTTTCCCTGTTTATACTTGCACTTTAGACTTAATTGAGATGTTAATCTATTCAAAAGTTTCCTATTCaatcttttttgttttcttattttctaGTATATGTTTGATTTTTATCTTTGCTGAAGAAGACGGAATTTGCTTTCTAAGTGGTTCAAACTTGAAAAAGGTGAAGAAGACGGAATTTGCTTTCTAAGTGGTTCAAACTTGAAAAAGGTTTCTTAATATAGAAAAAAAGTCTTTAAACGTTCATATTTATTGAAAAGAAGTCTTTAAACATTCATGTTTTGAATGAAGCCTAGCCCTGCTTTGAGAGCTTTTcttttgagccaagggtctagcggaaacaacctctctaccccacaaaggtaagggtaaggtctgcgtacatcctatcTTCTCCTAATCCCACTTGTGGGCttacactgggtttgttgttgttgttttgaatGAAGTGTAGCTAGTTCGTACAAATCTTTGTCATCGAGTCTTATACCTGTGCCTCTTGCAGTGCACAGCAGAAAGATGACCGCAAAATTCTGAAGCGCTGGCGTTGGAGCTGTGTGCTAATGGATGAGGCTCATGCTTTGAAGGATAAAGGCAGCTATAGGTGGAAAAACTTAATGTCTATTGCTCGTAATGCCAACCAGCGATTAATGCTCACTGGCACACCACTACAAAATGATTTGCATGTAAGATAACCATCAACTCTTTTGTCCTAAGCTGCTAAAGGATTTGTCGTTTGTAATGCATGTGTACCTCTTATATGTATGTTATTTTATGTCAGCAACCATCAACTCTTTTGTCTTAAGCTGCTAAAGGATTTGTCGTTTGTAATGCATGTGTACCTCTTGTATGTATGTTATTTTATGTCAGAATTAATGTTTGTTAGGAATGTTCTTTAATGTGAGATAGTTATTTTTGTTCtgcacaaaaaatattttttattgctTACAGGTGGTATTCTAAGTAAATTTCAAGGTGATAACAACTAAAAATGGCACTTCAAAGTAGACAATTAACATTGTCCAATGCCAATCTTGTTGCATAACTTATCCTAGATAAACAAATTGCTAATGAAATGCAAAGATATTTGTTAGGATTATTTCCGTAAAGAGTAAGAAAAGCTTTCCCTGatactccctctgtttcatTTTACTTGCCCCCTATACTGAAGTAGAATTTTCTATTTTACTTATCCATTTTAGCAAATCAAGATAGTTCTAATACTTTCCCCCCTACTACCTTAGTTTAAATAACTACATAAAGTAATAGTAGTCAAATTTAGAGTTCCAAAACATCATTAATAAGGTAGTTTACTAAATACACCCCTAATCAAGTTTTCTTAAGGGTTGTGCCAAGTCAACATGGGCCTAAAATGAAACAAAGGGAGTATTCCTGAATGAATAGTGATGTATTTTAGCTTCAATGACCTGGATTATAGTTAGAAAAATATCTCTTTTTAAAGCAGCTTGCTCTTTGCTGTATGATGTAAGTGACTCAGTTGTCAGAACTTCCTGTGATATTTAGCCTCAACGACCCTGGATAATAGTGTAGAGAAACGTCTCTTTTCAAAGCAGCTTGCTCATTGCTGGGTGATGTAAGTGACTCCGTTGTCAGAACTTCCTATATATATAGCCTCAATAACCCTGGACAATAGTGTAGAGAAATGTCTCTTTATAAAGCAGCTTGCTCATTGCTGTGTGATTTAAGTGACTATGTTGTCAGAACTTCCGTGATATATAGCCAATCCTTGCAAGGGCAGTTTGAGGTTTTTTGCCTTGGACTGAGCACGTACGAGCTTATATCAGATGTAATAAGTCTGCTGATTCTATAACTGCTCCAGATGAATGCTCTCAACAATATCTTCCccatctttttctctttttgaccTGTTTGGATGTGATGAAAGAACTTTGTTGATATTTAAGTCTGGCGGGACATTTTAGCTCTATTACACTTGATTTCCTGAGCAGATTCTGTTGGTGATGAGTGCTCATTCTCTACTCTCTTTTTCCTGGAAAGTAGGATATGTCATTCTGAATCTAGGGTTTTGAAGTTTTTATGAACCACATAGTTGAAACTCAGATTACTTGGCTTCTCAAACATCTTTTAATTTCGATTGTTGGGTAACCCGATATTTTTATTACATGGCTTTTCAGTTGTGCAAGTAAGTCTTTTTATTGCATGGCTTCTCAATAAGTACAAGTAAGTATTTTTATTGCATGGCTTCTCAGTAAGTAAAATTTCCTGTGTTTGCTGTACATTTCTCAGTAAGTACAAGTAACGTtgcatatataatttttttttttaaaaaataatatcttcTCTTAGTTATTTATTTGTAATGTTTCTTTTGTGTAAAATCTGCTGCTTTTGCCGCTGTTTTCACAATTAGTGCTTATCTTTATGTTTGATTTTGCGTTGTTCAGTTAGTGGTTTTTTATTGCAGGAACTTTGGTCAattttggagtttatgatgccTGATCTATTTGAAACAGGAGATGTTGACTTGAAAAAACTATTGAATGCAGAAGATAAAGAGTTAATTGCTCGAATAAAGTCCATTCTTGGACCTTTCATATTGAGAAGATTAAAATCGGATGTGATGAAACAACTGGTACCAAAAATACAGATggtatgtattttatttgtttcttgttttctttttatcCCTTTATGGTAGCTGTTTCTATCTTTGGTCTATTGATGTTTAGACCTCACTATTCATGGGATTGCCTGTAATCACTACAGCTTTTACATGGTACATTTAGTGTATGAGAGAAAAGAACTTTCTGCTGCAGGTTCGTTACGTAGGCATGGAGAAACAACAAGAAGATGCATATAAAGAAGCGATTGAAAGCTACCGTGCTGCATCTCTAGCTCGTGTTTCAAAGCAACCTGTCATTAGTTTGAATAATGCTGCTGGTGTCTTTTCTAGAcgacaaatttccaattattttcttgaattccgCAAGGTGCTGAAGCTTCTTGATCCACCCGAATTATTAATGTCAAAACTCCAGATTTTTGACCAATGATGCTATGGTTTCTTCAGATTGCAAACCATCCTTTGCTTGTGAGGCTTATTTATACCGATGATGATGTTGTTCGAATTGCTAGAGTTATGCATCCCAAAGGTGTCTTTGGTTTTGAATGTACAGTGGACAGAGTAATTGAAGAGCTGAAGAGCTATAATGACTTCTCTATCCACAAAGtatactttcttttatttcactcGTTTTTCTTCTTACAAACTTATCTGCTTGCATGCAGTAGTTTAATTATGCACTTCTTCCACATGACATACTCCCCTGTTCCACTTTGTTTGTCATAGTTTGACTCAacatgaagtttaagaaagaaatgagGACTTTTAAAGCTTGTGTTCTTAAATATGTGATACACTTAAACCTTGACCTTTACACCTGGGCACAACCAAATTTCCTGGGTTCGGGTCCAATTACATACGTCGAACGGTTCAAACATTAGCCCGAAAGTATGGGGCTTTACAACTATTGAGCTCTTTATTCCTTAGTTATTCTGGACAATCACTTGGATTTATGTTTTCCTGTTACTTGCAGCTTTTACTTTATTATGGCGATAATAATAAGGGAGTGCTGTCAGATGAACGTGTTATGATTTCAGCTAAATGCCAGGTTAATTTCACAGGCCTTCTGATTTCTTGTAGTCATTTTTAAGTTCTACTATATTTGCTCAAAATAGTTCAAGTGCTCCATGTGCAGGAATTAGCCAAACTTCTCCCTTCATTGAAGCTTTCTGGTCATCGAGTGCTTATTTTTAGCCAGTGGACATCAATGCTTGATATCCTGGAGTGGACCCTAGATGTTATTGGTGTTACATACAGGCGCCTGGATGGAAGGTATTAACATGTTGCTTTCTCTtacagtgttatcaaaggcgaaaagcgcaaaaaagctctaaggtttgttggggctttaagcgcaaaTTGCAAATATAGcgtgggctttaatgaaaaaagactcaaatggacaaaaaaatacaactatatatgtttagtccaagactaataattataaatgtgaatgacaaatatatgaccaaagaaattgaaaaaaaaaactatgataaagtgaaatatcaattgtttattGTCACTTCttagaagaggctcattggcaaggaaaagtttgcCTTAGAACTTTGATGACGACACTAAAGTGCACGTAAAGTGAGGCGAAGCGCTCAACatgttttgagcctcgcttcaggACTTAAGCGTGCCTTTGACTACACTGTTCTCTTAACGGATCCTTCTTTGGTGCCAAGCCTTTTTAGTGATTCTTCTAAGTTCTAGCTCATGCTGTTTCACAGCTATCTAATCTTCAATGGCATGTCAGTTGTTTATCGTGAGGAACAAAGAACTTATAATGGACTCAGTGGTGTGCACGATATTTTTTCTAGCAGTGTCCATatttaaagaagaaaacaaataagCTAATTAATATAATACCATCTCCCTTTAGTTTGTTGGAACGGGCTTTGACTCACGgtttaattgaatttttatttccGAGGATTCAATCCGTTACAATCTCCGCACTTTCAAACGAAAAAGGCTCCAAAATTTGCCCCAAAAAGTTGATGCAGTAGAGGATCGAACAAAAATCCTCAAGAAGGACAATCAGGCACTTGACCAATAGAACTGGAAGCTTTTATGGCAGGCAGGGTCATCAttcattatatatacttatgttTTGTGTATTATTTATCTACCCATTTATTAAAATTTCGGACGAAGCGGTGTTACGTGACACCGCTTGGTATAACGTGGATAACCCCCACGTAAGACCGGTAAATGAGTTGCTTATATAATCAATATCCATCATTTCAATTTATTGAAGGAGACTGGAAGGAGATTGTATGCTTGAGTGCCAGTGTTGAAACTCCTACTGAGCAATATCATTGCCTCCCAGGAACTTTCTAATCAAGTCCTTACTGATAAAGAGAGATATTAAAGGGTGATTAAACGCTTGAGTTATTAATCACGCACTTGACCAAATATTGCTTATGCAGTTAGTGTGGTAAGTTGTTTTATGCATAATCCAAGGGAAGTGCATACGAATTATGCCGTAAGGATATTAAGGTATCTGAAGTCCACTAGGGAAAGGAACTATGTTTAGGAATCATAGTACAAGTGTAACTGGTTATTATGACTTGGATTGAGTTGCTCTAGGAGAGAGATGACACTCATCAACTGGGTACTTGATAACGCTCAAGCTACACTTCTTACGATTCAAAGTGTATGCGATCGCTAGCAATATAAACCCAACGTGTGAGTTCGGGGTCGAATCCCACAAGGAACTGCTACGAGTAGACTTCAATTACGAAGTAAGAACGTGCTCTAGACTTTTGTAGCATAAAAACAAGTAAATTGCAACATAAATTAAAtctgtaaatttcattatcaaaattCTGAGAGTTATCAAGAATCGATAGTAGAAcgatttcaacaatttgatttGTAACAAGTTAACAAAGGCTTCTAGGGGAGGTGCAAAGTTAAAATTGAGGTTCCAATAAGGACAAATGTACAACTCAACATCATTAATTCTCAATGGATAGGCAAAGGTTAATCAATCGCACGAAAAAACATCTGTTGATCGCTATTTGTTTCTACATGCCAGCACTTTCGAGCCTAAAAATGCAATCTCTCAAAACTAACCCGATCCTAAACAAAACCTCCTCTCTCTCTcgagattacaattgatataCATAAATCAACGGCTATTTGATAATTTGGTCACTTCACATCACTATTTCTAGCTAATAAAGAAGATCTAACATAGAAATATGTTTGCAACCATATTTCATAATTGATTCCACACCAAATTAACAAAACCCATTTCAAATTAACAGTTGATAAGCTGCAACAAAAACCCAAATGTAgaacaacaatctaactcaTTATCGCCCTCCTAGAAGTAGGGGATTTAGCCACACATTACAGAAATTAAaggaattataccaaaataattattattcatTTGATTCAGCAAAGTTTGAAATCCAAAATCCAAAATGCAAAGCCCAAAGCTAAGATCTCTAAAACAAATTCAAAACCCCAAGATAGCTTCAAGGTTCTTGTCTTTGAGTCTTAGTAGTCATATAACACCTCTCATTTGATTTTGGAAATTCTATTTATACGAGTGCAAAATGTTAGGCAAAATTGTCACTTAGAACCACTTCGGCAACGTTAGTCGGGCTCGTTGAAGTGGTTGGCGTATCGCCGACTTGATCATTGCCTAGCCTATTGGAGCGTTTCTCCTTCAGTCCACGATCTCTGGTTTGTTGGGCTCGATCTCTCTCACCGATAAGTTCGGCGAGTCATCGTTTTTGCCTCTCACATGGGTTTTCAGTCGCTTTCTTTCCCTGAGGGTCTGTTGTTTCAGGCAATCTTAGACTTGCTCGCCTTCACCATCCGCAAGTCGCCGAGTTGATTCGCCTCTCGCCTTTCTGTGATTCTCTCGAACCCTTTCTTCCAATGACATTAGGCGATTGCGTTGCAACTCGCCCAAATCTATTCGGTGGATCGCCGAATTTTCGTTTCTCTCGCCAAAGTGTTCaagctttaggccttgatttcTGATGAGATGAGCGAGCTAGTGAGGCCTTTGGCGACTCGCAAAGAGCTCTTTGCGAGCTTCAGCTTCCATTTCGGCCATTTTTGTTCATTCTTTACTTCTTTTCTTCGATGTTTAACTCATGATTGATCCTCAACACCTTTAACCTACAAATAATCACTTTGAAGTCAGTTTTGGACACAACAAAGGCAAAGAGGACACTAATTTCTTGCGTTTTGAGCtataaatgagtccaaattcCCGACTCATCAACACCCCAACTTAAATTTTTGCTcgtcctcaagtaaatcaagaAGCCAATCAGTTCAAAACCAAGGACTACAAATAGTGCTAAATTAGACTCAACATAAGAAGTGCACATGAGGTTCAAATTAGCCTGCAATGTTTAATCGTGCACTCAAGGCTTCAAATGATGACTAATCAATTCCCAATGCAAGTTCATGCTTTTCAATTGTTCACTCCCAACTGCAAAATTATGTCCAATGCTCAAATTGGAATGCCCTCACGTCAAAGAAATGATTCCATTCCACACTCTCAATATGTCAATATGACAATCACATGTTATAGCATAGGATTTACGCACTACTCTCGCACTCAAAACgacaaaaacatgcataattcCACCCATAGACTTGCCTTTATTTTCCAATCAATCAAGTAATCATATCATGTAAGATCAAAAAGGACTTTTCAGGCTTGTAATGGGGCTGAGTAATCCCTCCATTACCCAACAACATACTAACTCCAAttcccttcgaaactaagcatTGCACCATGAATTTGACAAAGTTTTCCCTTAAGAAAGATGTCACCCATCTATCATTGGGCAAACTCAGGAACTCATGGAGTCGGGGTTACTAAGACTTCACCCCCGAACAGACTATTAAACCAATGCCCTAGCATTTAACCTTGCAAGATCCCCATATGCAATTCAGGCTAAAGGTACCAACATGATTCTCAACCAATAagcaatttcaaattttgaacaaTCATGGCAACAACAACCTCATATCCACATGCCCAATCAACATACAGTTAGGAACATCTAAGCCATTCAAAGTATTAACACAATAATAAAACCAATAAACAATATGAACTAAGGAAACACACCTGGAAAATTGCTAAAATGAGGAATAAGATAAAGGCGGTTGAGAACACAAGTTTAATCCACACAGATGCACAAAAGATTGACAATCAAACGAAAGAAATTCTACTAAAATAAGGGAAATAGGGAGGTGAATAGTGTAGGAAGATTAAGGAGCGAAATTTGAAGAGTTGGAAGTTCAAATAAAAGAGGGCCCTTTTAATTCCATGTGGCCATTCAGGTCGGCGAGAAGCAAGTCAGTAACTAACGTCGCCAAACTTATCGGCGAGTCACCAATCAAACCTGTGCTCACTAAGTGTGTCGAGCCACTTAGGTTCCTAGTTGAGTGAGTTGGCGAGGACGATAGAGCCCTCAAAACGAGTAGGTGGGTCGCCGAATGGTGTATCAGTTCGCCTATAGTTCCAGAACACCTGGGACTTTTAAGGTCATCTGGAAAGAAGAAAGGCGAGCTAAAGCGGGCTTGCTTTATTTGGTCGACCAGTCGCCAAATCGAACTATGGCTCGCCTAAATGTTCAAAATCTCTAGGGATAAGTTTTCCATTTTGACGCCTAAAAAGAGATCCCCAACAGGCTGGCCTACTAGGTTCGGCGGCTCGCCAATTAGGCTCCATTACTCGCCAACTGAGACACTTCGATGGAGTCCAACTTCAACCTACACAATGAACACATAATTATTGAAAACACTAAaacttgggttgcctcccaagaaGCACCTTAGTTAACATCGGGGCACGACGTGGACATGCATTCAAGCATCGTCCAAATACACCACTTCAATCATTTCGAGACTAGGGCCGTCACCAAGATACAACTTAAGACACTGCCCATTAACTTTGAACGTCGACCGTCTTTGTCTTCCACATTAATAGAACCATTTTCAAACACACGAACGACTTTAAAGGGCTCGAACCATTTTGACTTCAACTTCCTAGGAAATAATCGGAGACGAGAGTTGAAAAGCAATACAAAATCACCAACTCTAAAATCCCGTTTCAAGATGTGAGAATCATGCCATTTCTTCATCCTTGCCTTGTAGATAGCTGAACTTTCATAAGCTCGGAGCCTGAACTCCTCTAGAGCGTGAAGTTGGTCCACTTGATCTTTGGATGCTGACTCCCAGTTCAAGTTCATACTTTTCAAGGCCATAGAGCTTTATGTTCTAGTTCAATCGGCAAGTGACATGCTTTTCTAAACACCAATTGGTATGATGACATGCCAATCAGTGTCTTGTAAGCAGTTCAATAGGCCTCCATAAGGCATCCTCTAACTTCCGGGACCTATCCGATCTATTGCTATTCACCGTCTTGGCCAAGATCGCTTTAATCTCTCGATTAGATGATTCAACTTGCCCATTTGTTTGCGGATGGTAGGCTGTGGCAACCTTGTGAATGACACCATACTTGCTCAATAGGGAAGCGAACATGCGATTGCAAAAATGAGATCCCCCATCACTAATGATAGCACGGGGAGTACCAAAAGTTGTGAAGATGTATCTCTTGAGAAATTGAACCACGCTTCAACCCTCATTGTTAGGTAAGGCCAACGTCTCTACCTACTTTGACACATAATCAACAGCCACGAGAATATACTTGTTCCCATACGAACTCACAAAAGGGCCCATAAAGTTGATACCCCACACATCGAACAATTCGACTTCCAAAATTGGGTTAAGAGGCAACTCATGCTGTCTAGACACGTTGCCTTGCCTTTGACACTGATCACAATTTTTCACAAACACATTGGCGTCATGATACAAGAAAGGCTAATAGTATCCACTTTGCAAGACCTTAGCGACAGTCCTGATCCCACTATGGTGACCACCAACTAGTGACGAATGACAGGCATTAAGGATCGCTTCACTTTCCACCTCCGGAATACATCTCCGGATCATGTGATCTGCACATTCTCTGAACAAATAAGGTTCATCCCAATAGTATTTCTTTGCATCGAACAGGAACCGTTTTTGTTGGTGAGAACTCAAATTATTTGGGATGATCCCACACGTAACGAAATTGGCAAAATCTGCATACCATGGGAGTGAAGTATGGGAAATCCTCGTTACCGATTCATCCGGAAAGGCTTCCTCGATCTCTTGGTCTTCGGACACAATCACTTCCGATTCGAGTCTTGACAAATGGTCGGCTACCTGATTTTCACACTCTTTACGATCTTTCACCTCGAAGTCGAATTCTTGCAACAACACCAACGGATCAACCGAGGTTTAGCATCTTTCTTTGCTATTAAATAATGGATTGCAGCATGATCGGTATGAACCACTACCTTCGTACCCAAGAGATAAGCACGAAACTTTTCGAATGTATAAACGACCGCTAACAACTCTTGCTCAGTAACAGTGTAGTTCTTTTGGGCTATATTCAACGTCTTGCTAGCATAGTAGACGGTGTGAAATAAATTTGCCTTTCACTTGCCAAGAACAACCCCAATGCTACACCACTTGCATCACACATAAGTTCGAAAGGAATACTCCAATCCGGAACCACAATAATAGGAGCTGAAATAAGCTTCTCTTTCAAGCACAAGAAGACCTTGATGCAAGCGTCATCAAACTCGAACACACTATCTTTCTCAAGCAATTTGCACAATGGATAAGCCACTTTAGAGAAATCCTTAATGAACCTTCGATAGAACCTAAAATGTCCCAAAAAGCTCCGAACACCCTTTACCGATATAGGAGGAGGCAGACGTGCAATCACTTCCACTTTCGCTTGGTCTACTAGAATACC
The sequence above is a segment of the Solanum dulcamara chromosome 11, daSolDulc1.2, whole genome shotgun sequence genome. Coding sequences within it:
- the LOC129874697 gene encoding protein CHROMATIN REMODELING 19, which codes for MKRDYYEISDDEWPEHNSFNPSRVLKLKPSVPPPPIGSFAYSNTTNQNTSKSSNFIQLLDSSSEEIGVGNTTENLEDDDAEIDSTMNQTNSRGRRRFVVDDEEEGLNSNEEEEEEEEEEEEIELFENEESEEDDDVVGKALQKCGKISMELKRELFGTAAAKCDSFVEVEEASSLRIVTQDDIDLACGEGDSDFRPILKPYQLVGVNFLLLLYRKKIGGAILADEMGLGKTIQAITYLTLLKHLEDDPGPHLIVCPASVLENWERELKKWCPAFTVIQYHGAGRSAYSKDLSSLARTGLPPPFNVILVCYSLFERHSAQQKDDRKILKRWRWSCVLMDEAHALKDKGSYRWKNLMSIARNANQRLMLTGTPLQNDLHELWSILEFMMPDLFETGDVDLKKLLNAEDKELIARIKSILGPFILRRLKSDVMKQLVPKIQMVRYVGMEKQQEDAYKEAIESYRAASLARVSKQPVISLNNAAGVFSRRQISNYFLEFRKIANHPLLVRLIYTDDDVVRIARVMHPKGVFGFECTVDRVIEELKSYNDFSIHKLLLYYGDNNKGVLSDERVMISAKCQELAKLLPSLKLSGHRVLIFSQWTSMLDILEWTLDVIGVTYRRLDGSTQVTERQTIVDTFNKDTSIFACLLSTRAGGQGLNLTGADTVIIHDMDFNPQIDRQAEDRCHRIGQNKPVTVYRLVTRNTVDENVYEIAKRKLTLDAAILESGAQIENEGDAKSMGEILSSLLLG